The following are encoded together in the Halopiger aswanensis genome:
- a CDS encoding MATE family efflux transporter, which produces MLRDSNPVRLTILAIGLALARIGVIDRERAVETTDLAWPRVVTGLARMSKGAVDVAMVGVAVGTAAVAGVGVAGPYWGLAFALGGGVAGGTIALVSQRFGAEAHDELALAVRSSTLLVVAISVPVTVVFWLFPQQLVAPIASTDRALEYGATYLQIVGLGIPFAGLNLVGSRTLVGADDAYTAMQVRAGGAVANIALNAVFIFGLEWEVAGAALGTVLSNVAVTAVFAVGIARGRAPGIGEFPVQIDPFGRYYDVGTLTDLVNIGTPIGARNLVWTVAEFPMLTVLAIFGEPTLAAFVIARRIWGIMNTPGWGFGLAASSLVGQSLGKNDERVAEAYGRDIVRFSLATYVLFAVLIALFADRIVVLFAEDPTSPEIPIAINLVYAACIAVLFQGVGGAAAGPLDASGDTRIPFLSQALGVFCGAIPLAYLGATTSLGYWGLYLAFLAEASIPAAINYWRFRTNKWKAISEGYRPDSASPSD; this is translated from the coding sequence GTGCTTCGGGACTCGAATCCGGTGCGGTTGACGATACTCGCGATCGGGCTCGCGCTCGCGCGGATCGGCGTGATCGACCGCGAGCGCGCCGTCGAAACGACGGATCTCGCGTGGCCGCGCGTCGTCACGGGACTCGCGCGGATGTCGAAAGGCGCCGTCGACGTGGCGATGGTCGGCGTCGCCGTCGGCACCGCCGCGGTCGCCGGCGTCGGCGTCGCGGGTCCCTACTGGGGGCTCGCCTTCGCACTGGGCGGCGGCGTCGCCGGTGGCACGATCGCGCTCGTCTCCCAGCGGTTCGGCGCCGAAGCACACGACGAACTGGCGCTTGCCGTTCGGTCGAGCACGCTGCTGGTCGTCGCGATCAGCGTCCCGGTGACGGTCGTCTTCTGGCTGTTTCCCCAGCAGCTCGTGGCGCCGATCGCGAGCACCGACCGGGCGCTCGAGTACGGCGCGACGTACCTGCAGATCGTCGGCCTCGGCATTCCGTTCGCGGGGCTGAACCTCGTCGGCAGCCGGACGCTCGTCGGCGCCGACGACGCCTACACGGCGATGCAGGTCCGCGCCGGCGGCGCGGTCGCGAACATCGCGTTGAACGCCGTCTTCATCTTCGGCCTCGAGTGGGAGGTCGCCGGCGCCGCGCTGGGGACGGTCCTCTCGAACGTCGCCGTCACCGCGGTGTTCGCGGTCGGGATCGCTCGCGGTCGAGCACCCGGCATCGGCGAGTTTCCGGTCCAGATCGATCCGTTCGGCCGGTACTACGACGTCGGGACGCTGACCGACCTCGTGAACATCGGCACGCCCATCGGCGCGCGGAATCTCGTCTGGACCGTCGCGGAGTTCCCGATGCTCACCGTCCTCGCCATCTTCGGCGAGCCGACCCTCGCGGCGTTCGTCATCGCTCGCCGGATCTGGGGCATCATGAACACGCCCGGCTGGGGGTTCGGCCTCGCCGCCTCGAGTCTGGTCGGCCAGTCGCTGGGCAAGAACGACGAGCGAGTCGCCGAGGCGTACGGCCGGGACATCGTCCGGTTTTCCCTCGCGACGTACGTCCTCTTCGCGGTCCTGATCGCGCTGTTCGCGGACCGCATCGTCGTCTTGTTCGCCGAGGATCCGACGAGCCCGGAGATTCCGATCGCCATCAACCTCGTCTACGCAGCCTGTATCGCGGTGCTCTTCCAGGGCGTCGGCGGCGCCGCCGCGGGACCGCTCGACGCCAGCGGCGATACGCGGATTCCCTTCCTTAGCCAGGCGCTGGGCGTCTTCTGCGGCGCGATTCCGCTGGCGTACCTGGGTGCGACGACGAGTCTTGGATACTGGGGCCTCTACCTTGCCTTCCTCGCGGAGGCGTCGATCCCCGCCGCGATCAACTACTGGCGGTTCCGCACCAACAAGTGGAAGGCCATCAGCGAGGGGTACCGTCCCGATTCGGCGTCCCCCTCCGACTGA
- a CDS encoding SDR family NAD(P)-dependent oxidoreductase — protein MTDNSGAISVDDKNVVIIGGTSGIGLEIGRAFARNGADVVASSRSEDSVADAAAELRDLGAETAEVTCNVRDLESIENLKDEAEAALGEIDVLVNSAGSVAAAPVTEMTEDEWFQDIDVCLSGVFRATKVFGAAMDEGSIINISSMSAEQSREERAGYVSAKAGLNGLTRATAADLAPDIRVNAIAPGFVKTELAGPKLEDGSEFREGVDERTSMERVATPDEISGAALYLASDAASFTTGEIITIDGGYDRSSV, from the coding sequence ATGACAGACAACTCTGGCGCGATCAGCGTCGACGACAAGAACGTCGTAATTATCGGCGGGACCAGCGGCATCGGCCTCGAGATCGGCCGCGCGTTCGCGCGCAACGGCGCGGACGTCGTCGCATCCAGCCGCTCCGAAGACAGCGTCGCGGACGCGGCGGCCGAACTGCGCGACCTCGGCGCCGAGACGGCCGAAGTGACGTGCAACGTGCGCGACCTCGAGTCGATCGAGAATCTCAAGGACGAGGCCGAGGCGGCCCTCGGGGAGATCGACGTCCTCGTCAACTCGGCGGGCTCGGTCGCAGCCGCACCAGTCACGGAGATGACTGAAGACGAGTGGTTTCAGGATATCGATGTGTGTCTCTCCGGCGTCTTCCGGGCGACCAAGGTGTTCGGCGCCGCCATGGACGAGGGCAGCATCATCAACATCTCCTCGATGTCGGCCGAACAGTCCCGCGAGGAGCGTGCGGGATACGTGTCGGCGAAAGCGGGGCTCAACGGGCTGACGCGCGCGACCGCGGCCGATCTCGCGCCCGACATCCGCGTCAACGCCATCGCTCCCGGCTTCGTCAAAACGGAACTCGCCGGCCCGAAACTCGAGGACGGCTCCGAATTCCGGGAGGGCGTCGACGAGCGGACGTCGATGGAGCGAGTCGCGACGCCCGACGAGATCAGCGGCGCGGCGCTGTACCTCGCTAGCGACGCGGCGTCGTTCACGACCGGCGAGATCATCACGATCGACGGCGGCTACGATCGCAGTTCGGTTTGA
- a CDS encoding NAD(P)-dependent glycerol-1-phosphate dehydrogenase, which translates to MFEKSTWIRLPRNVVVGHGVRSSVVEVVDDLHLQGRPLLVTSPTPRKVAADPVAADFEAAGIDPAIVTIETATFDSVERVIETAEAEEASYLVGVGGGKAIDIAKMASDHLEMGFLSVPTAASHDGIVSNRGSVPEGDTRHSVAAEPPLAVVADTEILAEAPWELTTAGCADIISNYTAVMDWRLATRLKDVEYSEYAAALSEMTAEILVDNADLIRPGLEESAWVVTKALMSSGVAMSIADSSRPASGAEHLFSHQLDRLEPNGALHGHQVGVGSIMTAYLHGGEDGVWQDIRAALASIDAPTTAAELGIDDETVIEALTTCHEIRDRYTILGDGMNERAAHEVARKTGVID; encoded by the coding sequence ATGTTCGAGAAGTCGACGTGGATTCGCCTGCCGCGAAACGTCGTCGTCGGTCACGGCGTCCGCTCGTCGGTCGTCGAGGTCGTCGACGACCTCCACCTGCAGGGACGGCCGCTGCTGGTCACGAGTCCGACGCCGCGAAAGGTCGCCGCGGATCCGGTCGCCGCGGACTTCGAGGCCGCCGGCATCGATCCCGCGATCGTCACGATCGAGACCGCGACCTTCGACTCGGTCGAGCGGGTGATCGAGACCGCGGAAGCCGAGGAAGCATCGTACCTCGTCGGCGTCGGCGGCGGGAAAGCCATCGACATCGCGAAGATGGCCAGCGACCACCTCGAGATGGGTTTTCTCTCGGTGCCGACGGCGGCCAGCCACGACGGGATCGTCAGTAATCGCGGCTCCGTCCCGGAGGGCGACACCCGCCACAGCGTCGCGGCCGAGCCGCCGCTGGCGGTCGTCGCCGACACCGAGATCCTCGCGGAGGCCCCCTGGGAACTCACGACTGCGGGCTGTGCCGACATCATCTCCAACTACACCGCGGTGATGGACTGGCGGCTGGCCACGCGGCTCAAGGACGTCGAGTACTCCGAGTACGCCGCCGCGCTCTCGGAGATGACCGCCGAGATTCTGGTGGACAACGCCGACCTCATCCGGCCCGGCCTCGAGGAGTCGGCCTGGGTCGTCACCAAGGCGCTGATGTCCTCGGGCGTCGCGATGAGCATCGCCGACTCCTCGCGGCCGGCCAGCGGCGCCGAGCACCTCTTTTCGCACCAGCTCGACCGGTTGGAACCCAACGGGGCCTTACACGGCCACCAGGTCGGCGTCGGCTCGATCATGACGGCGTACCTGCACGGCGGCGAGGACGGCGTCTGGCAGGACATCCGGGCCGCGCTCGCGAGCATCGACGCGCCGACGACGGCCGCGGAGTTGGGCATCGACGACGAAACCGTGATCGAGGCGCTGACGACCTGTCACGAAATCCGCGACCGGTACACGATTCTGGGCGACGGGATGAACGAGCGAGCGGCCCACGAAGTCGCGCGGAAAACGGGCGTTATCGACTGA